One Roseiconus lacunae genomic region harbors:
- a CDS encoding sigma-70 family RNA polymerase sigma factor, with translation MFDTLLDEFDDVAAQSAEAVTGGFRKLPVDENEDDGVSAPQVAEGEVQLDSPDELLAEEAETWSDDPVRMYLTQMGEIPLLTRRQEIELAKRIEETRRRFRTKLLENHYVLVEAYKTLKKVYRGQLPFDRTVQVSVTDRLEKEQIIGRLPHNLLTLQTLLKRNKHDFKVALSKSASKRRRAEAWRALARRRRRAVRLIEELGLRTQRIETRIELLEKFSSRLTEIDRLIRDQKRTKHGRETRDQLLHERRQILTACQETPTSLRNRVMMLKTVYSEYQQAKRELSEGNLRLVVSIAKKYRNRGLSFLDLIQEGNAGLMRAVDKFEYRRGFKFCTYATWWIRQAITRAVADQSRTIRIPVHMVETMSRVRNVARQLLQELGREPTIEETARRADVTVEEARRVLTMSRFPISLDRPVGNSEDSQFGDLLPDGTAESPQIGATQEMLRDRITNVLKSLSYREREIIKLRYGLGDGYSYTLEEVGHIFKVTRERIRQIEAKAVRKLQQPSRSQDLVGFLD, from the coding sequence TTGTTCGATACCCTCTTGGACGAATTCGACGACGTTGCCGCTCAGTCTGCCGAAGCAGTGACCGGTGGCTTTCGAAAATTGCCCGTCGACGAGAACGAAGATGACGGCGTCTCGGCGCCGCAAGTAGCCGAAGGCGAAGTCCAACTGGACAGTCCCGACGAGTTGTTGGCCGAGGAGGCCGAGACTTGGTCGGATGACCCGGTCCGTATGTATCTCACACAGATGGGCGAGATCCCGTTGCTGACGCGGCGGCAGGAAATTGAACTGGCAAAACGCATCGAAGAAACACGTCGACGTTTTCGCACCAAGCTGCTTGAAAACCACTACGTTCTGGTCGAAGCCTACAAAACCCTCAAAAAGGTTTACCGAGGCCAACTGCCCTTCGATCGCACCGTGCAAGTTTCGGTGACCGATCGACTGGAAAAAGAACAGATCATCGGGCGTCTGCCACACAACCTGCTCACCCTGCAAACGCTGCTTAAACGCAACAAGCACGATTTCAAAGTCGCACTCAGCAAGAGCGCCTCGAAACGACGTCGTGCAGAAGCCTGGCGGGCACTCGCTCGTCGTCGTCGACGCGCCGTTCGTTTGATCGAAGAACTCGGTTTGCGTACCCAGCGGATCGAAACCCGTATCGAGCTGCTAGAAAAATTCAGCAGCCGATTGACCGAAATCGATCGCCTGATCCGCGACCAAAAACGCACCAAGCACGGCCGCGAAACCCGCGACCAATTGCTTCATGAGCGTCGTCAAATCCTGACCGCCTGTCAAGAAACCCCAACCTCACTACGCAACCGCGTGATGATGCTGAAAACGGTTTATTCTGAATATCAGCAAGCTAAACGTGAACTCAGCGAAGGTAACCTGCGATTGGTGGTCTCGATCGCGAAAAAGTATCGTAACCGTGGCCTATCGTTCTTGGACCTGATCCAAGAAGGCAACGCCGGACTGATGCGTGCGGTCGACAAATTTGAATACCGCCGTGGTTTCAAGTTCTGTACTTATGCGACTTGGTGGATTCGCCAAGCGATCACACGCGCGGTCGCCGATCAGAGCCGGACCATTCGGATCCCGGTACACATGGTCGAGACGATGAGCCGCGTTCGCAACGTCGCTCGACAACTGCTTCAAGAACTCGGCCGAGAACCCACGATTGAAGAAACCGCTCGCCGCGCCGACGTCACCGTCGAAGAAGCGCGTCGCGTCCTGACGATGAGCCGCTTCCCGATCTCGTTGGATCGACCGGTCGGAAACAGCGAAGATAGCCAATTCGGTGACTTGCTTCCCGATGGCACTGCCGAGAGTCCGCAAATTGGCGCGACACAGGAAATGCTTCGCGACCGGATCACGAACGTCCTCAAGTCTCTGTCCTATCGTGAGCGAGAAATCATCAAGCTCCGCTACGGACTCGGTGACGGTTACAGTTACACCCTCGAAGAAGTCGGGCACATCTTCAAAGTGACTCGGGAACGGATCCGGCAGATCGAAGCC